Proteins co-encoded in one Nicotiana sylvestris chromosome 7, ASM39365v2, whole genome shotgun sequence genomic window:
- the LOC104241959 gene encoding uncharacterized protein, producing the protein MEPQKVVTMAKFPVVYDPLKPKSDFIGVLDVYVHQARDIHNICIYHKQDVYAQIYLISYPEEAVSTDTINGGGKNPVFNQSLRLNVKSVETSVRCEIWMMSRVKNYLQDQLLGFTLVPLCDVLAENGKLEQEFSLSSSDLFHSPSGFVQLTLTYTGATPEVLEISTPGHSLAAANDCGEGRGIADSIPCELVNIEFPDPKIVNENERMVTEYYSIPSTELDSQSSEHIDSTENGDLISPENVELTPESAVGEGQVAIEIKKLERLNSIPINSSSVCDTKQTSNSPSEESVLPLKDGSKDSAKEVDSTTPAVAASTFTPPVVNVSIVPEQKVVQQEIVDMYMKSMQQFTEALAKMKLPLDMESGSVIQNGNDNTESSGSSEKPQARPSGQSPRVFYGSRAFF; encoded by the coding sequence ATGGAACCTCAAAAAGTAGTTACTATGGCAAAATTCCCTGTTGTTTATGACCCTTTGAAACCAAAATCTGATTTTATTGGGGTTCTTGATGTTTATGTACATCAAGCTAGAGATATTCATAACATATGCATATATCATAAACAAGATGTTTATGCCCAGATTTACTTAATTAGTTATCCAGAAGAAGCTGTTTCGACCGATACTATTAATGGTGGGGGAAAGAATCCAGTTTTTAATCAGAGTCTTCGACTCAATGTTAAGAGTGTTGAAACATCAGTGAGATGTGAGATTTGGATGATGAGTAGGGTTAAGAATTATTTGCAAGATCAGTTGTTGGGATTTACCTTAGTGCCTCTTTGTGATGTTCTTGCTGAGAATGGAAAGCTAGAACAGGAATTCTCCTTGTCGTCCAGTGATCTCTTCCATTCGCCATCTGGTTTTGTGCAATTGACACTAACATATACTGGTGCAACCCCAGAAGTCTTAGAGATTTCCACACCAGGCCATTCTTTGGCTGCAGCAAATGACTGTGGCGAAGGTCGTGGAATAGCTGACAGTATTCCCTGTGAATTGGTTAACATTGAGTTCCCGGACCCCAAAATTGtgaatgaaaatgaaagaatggTTACTGAGTATTATTCAATTCCCAGCACTGAATTGGATAGTCAAAGCTCTGAGCATATTGACTCCACGGAAAATGGTGATCTCATCTCTCCCGAGAATGTTGAGCTTACACCAGAAAGCGCGGTTGGTGAAGGTCAAGTTGCCATTGAAATCAAGAAGTTAgagagattaaactcaatcccaATAAACTCATCATCTGTTTGTGACACCAAACAAACATCAAACTCTCCGAGCGAGGAGTCTGTGTTGCCTCTGAAAGATGGTAGTAAGGACAGTGCCAAAGAGGTCGATAGCACCACGCCTGCTGTTGCTGCTAGTACGTTCACACCGCCAGTTGTCAACGTGAGCATTGTACCAGAGCAAAAGGTCGTGCAGCAAGAGATAGTCGATATGTATATGAAAAGCATGCAGCAATTCACAGAAGCTCTAGCAAAGATGAAACTTCCTCTGGACATGGAAAGTGGATCAGTAATCCAAAATGGAAATGACAACACAGAGAGTTCCGGATCAAGTGAGAAACCACAGGCGCGCCCAAGCGGCCAAAGCCCAAGAGTGTTTTATGGTAGCAGGGCCTTTTTCTGA